The following proteins are co-located in the Streptomyces asiaticus genome:
- a CDS encoding DUF3311 domain-containing protein produces MKPIHLLGAIPFLGILGGIFFANRVTPYVLGMPFNLFWLVMWVVLISATMAVIYRLDPANREEQSS; encoded by the coding sequence GTGAAACCCATCCATCTGCTCGGCGCGATCCCGTTCCTCGGGATCCTCGGGGGGATCTTCTTCGCGAACCGGGTGACGCCCTACGTCCTCGGTATGCCGTTCAACCTCTTCTGGCTGGTCATGTGGGTCGTGCTGATCTCGGCGACCATGGCCGTCATCTACCGCCTGGACCCGGCGAACCGTGAGGAGCAGAGCTCATGA
- a CDS encoding electron transfer flavoprotein subunit alpha/FixB family protein, producing the protein MAEVLVFVDHVDGAVRKPTLELLTLARRIGEPVAVSLGSGAENTAPALAEHGAVRVLTAEAPEFADYLVVPKVDAVQAAFEAVSPSAVLFPSSAEGKEIAARLAVRIGSGIITDAVDLEAGEEGPVATQSVFAAAFTTRSRVSRGTPVITVKPNSAAVEAAPAAGAVEALEVSFSEKATGTKVVARTPRESTGRPDLTEAAIVVSGGRGVGGAENFPVVEALADSLGAAVGASRAAVDAGWYPHTNQVGQTGKTVSPQLYIAAGISGAIQHRAGMQTSKTIVAVNKDAEAPIFDLVDYGVVGDLFEVVPQLTEEVKTRKG; encoded by the coding sequence ATGGCTGAAGTCCTTGTCTTTGTCGACCACGTGGACGGTGCCGTCCGCAAGCCCACTCTGGAGCTGCTGACCCTGGCCCGCCGCATCGGCGAGCCGGTCGCGGTCTCCCTCGGCTCCGGTGCCGAGAACACCGCGCCCGCCCTCGCCGAGCATGGCGCGGTGAGGGTCCTGACCGCGGAGGCGCCCGAGTTCGCCGACTACCTGGTCGTTCCGAAGGTGGATGCGGTCCAGGCCGCGTTTGAGGCCGTCTCGCCGTCCGCCGTGCTGTTCCCGTCCTCCGCGGAGGGCAAGGAGATCGCGGCCCGGCTCGCGGTCCGTATCGGCTCGGGCATCATCACCGACGCGGTGGACCTGGAGGCCGGTGAGGAGGGTCCGGTGGCCACGCAGTCGGTCTTCGCCGCCGCCTTCACCACCAGGTCCCGGGTCAGCAGGGGCACTCCGGTGATCACCGTGAAGCCGAACTCGGCGGCGGTGGAGGCGGCCCCGGCCGCGGGCGCGGTCGAGGCGCTTGAGGTGTCCTTCTCGGAGAAGGCGACCGGTACGAAGGTCGTGGCGCGTACGCCGCGTGAGTCGACCGGGCGTCCGGACCTGACCGAGGCAGCGATCGTGGTCTCCGGTGGCCGTGGTGTGGGTGGCGCGGAGAACTTCCCCGTGGTCGAGGCGCTCGCCGACTCCCTGGGTGCGGCCGTGGGCGCCTCGCGCGCCGCGGTGGACGCGGGCTGGTACCCGCACACCAACCAGGTGGGCCAGACCGGCAAGACCGTTTCGCCGCAGCTGTACATCGCGGCGGGTATCTCGGGGGCGATCCAGCACCGGGCCGGTATGCAGACCTCGAAGACCATCGTGGCCGTCAACAAGGATGCCGAGGCCCCGATCTTCGACCTGGTCGACTACGGCGTGGTCGGTGACCTCTTCGAGGTCGTCCCGCAGCTGACCGAGGAGGTCAAGACCCGCAAGGGCTGA
- a CDS encoding helix-turn-helix domain-containing protein gives MSDNELGLFLRSRREAVAPADVGLPTGPRRRTPGLRRAELATLAGVSVEYVTRLEQGRDRRPSASVLSALADALRLTASERVHLHRLSKGAEGGFTCRGGAVPGRTVRPTVRALLDRLEPAPAVLRNGLGELLAWTEAYERLTRPLGLLDAHGADGGPPSLVRYVFTDPRSRTAYPNWDRVADDQVAALKQGPFRADPHIAAVADELTVTAGPDFAERVATLPGLPRANGVLRLVHPEEGELRLAYETLELPADDDQRLVVHIPADDASAAALDRLTGRRSGALRAVSG, from the coding sequence GTGAGCGACAACGAGCTGGGGCTCTTCCTCCGCAGCCGCCGCGAGGCCGTGGCCCCCGCCGACGTGGGGCTGCCCACCGGGCCGCGCCGCCGGACGCCGGGGCTGCGCCGGGCCGAGCTGGCCACGCTCGCCGGGGTCAGCGTGGAGTATGTGACCCGGCTGGAGCAGGGGCGCGACCGCAGACCGTCCGCGTCAGTGCTCTCCGCGCTCGCCGACGCGCTACGGCTGACCGCGAGCGAGCGGGTCCATCTGCACCGGCTCTCCAAGGGCGCCGAGGGCGGGTTCACCTGCCGGGGCGGAGCGGTGCCCGGCCGTACGGTGCGGCCCACCGTGCGGGCGCTGCTGGACCGTCTCGAGCCCGCCCCGGCCGTTCTGCGCAACGGGCTGGGCGAGCTCCTGGCCTGGACGGAGGCGTACGAACGGCTCACCCGGCCGCTGGGGCTCCTCGATGCCCACGGCGCGGACGGCGGTCCGCCCAGCCTCGTCCGCTACGTCTTCACCGACCCGCGGTCACGCACCGCCTACCCGAACTGGGACCGGGTCGCCGATGACCAGGTGGCCGCGCTCAAGCAGGGGCCGTTCCGCGCGGACCCCCATATCGCGGCGGTCGCCGACGAGCTGACCGTGACCGCCGGTCCGGACTTCGCCGAGCGGGTGGCGACCCTGCCCGGTCTGCCGAGGGCGAACGGCGTCCTGCGTCTCGTTCACCCCGAGGAGGGGGAACTCCGCCTGGCGTACGAGACGCTGGAGCTGCCCGCCGACGACGATCAGCGCCTGGTGGTGCACATCCCCGCCGACGACGCCTCCGCCGCCGCGCTGGACCGGCTGACCGGCCGCCGGTCCGGAGCGCTGCGCGCGGTGTCCGGCTGA
- a CDS encoding MFS transporter, whose product MRSGHWPGHLLGHRLGRRFGWLWGAYGTSALGTWLAFGAFPLIAIRVLHAGPAEVAALSSVGAAVGAAAAVPLGPWVEFRRKRPVLIATDLVRCAALLTIPAAFAFGALTFLQLLLVSVVVAAADITFRAASGAYLKALLPAEDLLVANARFESTAWTTTIIGPPLGGAAIGLLGPVATVVADAVSYLLSALGIRAMGGHEPRPERRAAARMRTRDLLDGWRYILADTTLRPLFFNTALFNGLVMAAQPPLAVLMLGQLGFAPWQYGLAFAAPSIGGLLGSWLARPLVTRFGQHPVLIAVGALRAIWPVGLAFVEPGTRGLLLVMGVELGLIFCCGVFNPVYATYRLERTAPDRVARTLSAWAVTTKASTALLTAVWGVLGGLLGPRTAIALAGVLLLATPLLLPRRAAARLPEPQPEPYSSRSSGSA is encoded by the coding sequence ATGCGGAGCGGGCACTGGCCGGGACATCTGCTCGGACATCGGCTGGGGCGGCGGTTCGGGTGGCTCTGGGGGGCGTACGGGACCAGCGCGCTCGGCACATGGCTCGCCTTCGGCGCGTTCCCGCTGATCGCCATCCGGGTGCTGCACGCCGGACCGGCCGAGGTCGCCGCGCTCTCCTCCGTCGGGGCCGCGGTGGGCGCGGCCGCGGCGGTGCCGCTCGGCCCGTGGGTGGAGTTCCGCCGCAAGCGGCCGGTGCTGATCGCGACGGACCTGGTGCGGTGCGCGGCACTGCTGACCATCCCCGCCGCGTTCGCGTTCGGCGCGCTCACCTTCCTCCAGCTCCTGCTGGTCTCGGTCGTCGTCGCGGCGGCCGACATCACCTTCCGCGCCGCCTCCGGCGCGTACCTCAAGGCGCTGCTGCCGGCCGAGGACCTGCTCGTCGCCAACGCCCGGTTCGAGTCCACGGCCTGGACGACCACGATCATCGGACCACCGCTGGGCGGCGCCGCGATCGGGCTCCTCGGCCCGGTGGCGACGGTGGTGGCCGACGCGGTCAGCTACCTGCTCTCGGCCCTGGGCATCCGCGCGATGGGCGGGCACGAGCCGCGCCCGGAGCGCCGGGCGGCCGCGCGCATGAGGACCAGGGACCTGCTCGACGGTTGGCGTTACATCCTCGCCGACACGACGCTGCGTCCGCTGTTCTTCAACACCGCCTTGTTCAACGGCCTGGTGATGGCCGCCCAGCCGCCGCTGGCCGTCCTGATGCTGGGCCAACTCGGGTTCGCGCCGTGGCAGTACGGCCTCGCCTTCGCCGCGCCCTCGATCGGCGGGCTGCTCGGTTCGTGGCTGGCCCGACCGCTCGTCACCCGGTTCGGGCAGCACCCGGTCCTGATCGCGGTCGGAGCGCTGCGCGCGATCTGGCCCGTCGGCCTGGCCTTCGTGGAACCGGGCACCCGCGGACTGCTGCTGGTGATGGGCGTCGAGCTCGGGCTCATCTTCTGCTGCGGGGTCTTCAACCCCGTCTACGCCACCTACCGCCTCGAGCGCACCGCGCCCGATCGGGTCGCCCGCACGCTGTCCGCCTGGGCGGTGACGACCAAGGCCTCGACCGCGCTCCTGACGGCCGTCTGGGGCGTGCTGGGCGGCCTGCTCGGCCCGCGTACGGCCATCGCCCTGGCCGGGGTGCTCCTGCTGGCGACCCCGCTGCTGCTCCCCCGCCGCGCGGCAGCGCGCCTCCCGGAGCCGCAGCCGGAACCGTACTCGAGCCGGTCGAGCGGCAGCGCATGA
- a CDS encoding NADPH-dependent FMN reductase, with amino-acid sequence MTTEPQNGASLDLAVIIGSVREGRFGPVVAKWFAERAEEYGRFTVSLVDLADTALPLALPAVPPALEPRMARPAGMADLTRRLERADAVVVVTPDYNRSFPASLKAAIDWHYTEWEAKPIGFVGYSGASGGLLAIEQLRQVFAELQAHTVRNVVTFPRYYELFGPEGELRDPEGPNGAAKAMLDELLWWGELLHEARRTRAETS; translated from the coding sequence ATGACCACGGAGCCCCAGAACGGTGCGTCCCTCGACCTCGCGGTGATCATCGGCAGTGTCCGGGAGGGCCGCTTCGGCCCGGTGGTCGCGAAGTGGTTCGCGGAACGCGCCGAGGAGTACGGCCGCTTCACGGTGAGCCTCGTCGATCTCGCCGACACCGCCCTGCCACTGGCCCTCCCGGCGGTGCCGCCCGCCCTCGAACCCCGTATGGCCCGCCCTGCCGGGATGGCGGACCTCACCCGGCGGCTTGAGCGGGCCGACGCGGTGGTCGTGGTGACGCCCGACTACAACCGCAGCTTCCCCGCCTCCCTGAAGGCCGCGATCGACTGGCACTACACGGAGTGGGAGGCCAAGCCGATCGGCTTCGTCGGCTACAGCGGAGCCAGCGGCGGCCTGCTCGCCATCGAGCAGCTCCGCCAGGTCTTCGCCGAACTCCAGGCCCACACGGTGCGCAATGTCGTGACGTTCCCCCGCTACTACGAGCTTTTCGGCCCGGAGGGCGAGCTACGGGACCCGGAGGGCCCGAACGGCGCCGCGAAGGCGATGCTCGACGAGCTGCTGTGGTGGGGCGAACTCCTCCACGAGGCACGTCGCACCCGGGCCGAGACCTCCTGA
- a CDS encoding allophanate hydrolase-related protein — translation MARMFLNGQAMEGGPFHHHLRGAPLVARTRTAPGHRFFSIRDTCPGLLPDPAVGTAVEGEVYDIPDEVLRDQLLPAEPPELEFGIIRLQDGSASFSMVLYRSELERDVHKEITDFRGWRPYLKSLGGEHW, via the coding sequence ATGGCGCGCATGTTCCTCAACGGCCAGGCGATGGAGGGCGGCCCCTTCCATCACCATCTGCGCGGAGCCCCCCTCGTCGCCCGGACCCGCACCGCCCCCGGCCACCGCTTCTTCTCGATCCGGGACACCTGCCCCGGGCTACTGCCCGACCCCGCTGTCGGCACCGCGGTGGAGGGCGAGGTCTACGACATCCCCGACGAGGTGCTGCGCGACCAACTGCTGCCCGCCGAGCCGCCGGAACTGGAGTTCGGGATCATCCGGCTCCAGGACGGTTCCGCGTCCTTCTCGATGGTCCTTTACCGCAGCGAGCTGGAGAGGGACGTCCACAAGGAGATCACCGACTTCCGTGGCTGGCGTCCGTACCTGAAGAGCCTCGGCGGGGAGCACTGGTGA
- a CDS encoding winged helix-turn-helix transcriptional regulator → MVARTRFDADPCPVARTVNAIGDWWSLLIVRDAFDGSRRFGEFQRSLGIAKNILAARLRALEEAGVLRGEPAPDGGSHREYLLTDKGRALFPVIVALRQWGEEQCFTPGEDHSRLLDRRTGRPLRPLRIQAADGRTVEPEDTVVEKVREKEAGKRG, encoded by the coding sequence ATGGTCGCCCGCACCCGTTTCGACGCCGACCCCTGTCCCGTCGCCCGGACCGTGAACGCCATCGGCGACTGGTGGTCGCTGCTGATCGTGCGGGACGCCTTCGACGGCAGCCGCCGCTTCGGCGAGTTCCAGCGCAGCCTCGGCATCGCCAAGAACATCCTGGCGGCACGGCTGCGCGCACTGGAGGAGGCCGGGGTGCTGCGCGGCGAGCCCGCGCCGGACGGCGGGTCCCACCGCGAGTACCTCCTCACGGACAAGGGCCGCGCCTTGTTCCCGGTGATCGTCGCCCTGCGCCAGTGGGGCGAGGAACAGTGCTTCACCCCCGGCGAGGACCACTCCCGCCTACTGGACCGCCGGACCGGCCGCCCGTTGCGCCCTTTGCGGATTCAGGCGGCGGACGGACGGACGGTGGAGCCGGAGGACACGGTCGTGGAGAAGGTGCGGGAGAAGGAGGCCGGGAAGCGAGGGTGA
- a CDS encoding sodium:solute symporter family protein has product MIALAVIFAFLLAALGLGLRARRGRDMNLEQWSVGGRGFGTVFVFLLLAGEIYTTFTFLGASGWAYGKGAPAYYILCYASLAYVLSYWLLPAVWRYAKQHRLISQSDFFVAKFNSPLLGALVALVGVVAMVPYLVLQLKGLGIIVSISSDGRISSHWAVVLGTVALTLYVTISGIHGSAWTSVLKDVVILAIVLILGIYLPMHYFGGVGEMFHAVDKAHPQLLTLPSSGMSASWFASTVLLSAVGFYMWPHNFSASYSAQNERVFRRNAVFMPLYQLILLFVFFVGFTAILVVPGLKGADADLSLLRITTATFPSWFVGIVGGAGLLTALVPGSLLLMTSATCLAKNVYRLARPHTSEQHIGRLAQLLVPALALVSLYFTFNGGSSIVSLLLMGYALVTQLFPALLASLAPRQFVTKEGAAAGIVVGVTTVAVVTLSGATVGSLLPGLPQAVKDLNVGVIALVLNTVAMVGISAVTRTASPAPATTAALRPEPEATAGTG; this is encoded by the coding sequence ATGATCGCCCTCGCCGTCATCTTCGCCTTCCTGCTCGCGGCGCTGGGGCTGGGGCTGCGCGCCCGCCGTGGCAGGGACATGAATCTCGAACAGTGGTCGGTGGGCGGCCGCGGCTTCGGGACGGTCTTCGTCTTCCTGCTGCTGGCCGGCGAGATCTACACGACCTTCACCTTCCTGGGCGCCTCGGGATGGGCCTACGGCAAGGGCGCGCCCGCCTACTACATCCTCTGTTACGCCTCGCTGGCCTACGTCCTGTCGTACTGGCTGCTCCCGGCCGTGTGGCGCTACGCCAAACAGCACCGGCTGATCTCGCAGTCCGACTTCTTCGTCGCCAAGTTCAACAGCCCGCTGCTCGGCGCGCTGGTGGCCCTCGTCGGAGTCGTCGCGATGGTGCCCTATCTCGTCCTCCAGCTCAAAGGGCTGGGGATCATCGTGTCCATCTCCTCCGACGGCCGGATCTCCTCCCACTGGGCCGTCGTGCTCGGCACGGTGGCACTGACCCTCTATGTGACGATCTCGGGCATCCACGGCTCGGCCTGGACCTCGGTGCTCAAGGACGTCGTCATCCTCGCGATCGTCCTCATCCTCGGCATCTACCTGCCGATGCACTACTTCGGCGGTGTCGGGGAGATGTTCCACGCGGTGGACAAGGCCCACCCCCAGCTCCTCACCCTGCCCTCCAGCGGCATGAGCGCCTCGTGGTTCGCCTCCACCGTGCTGCTCTCGGCGGTCGGCTTCTACATGTGGCCGCACAACTTCAGCGCCTCCTACAGCGCCCAGAACGAACGCGTCTTCCGCCGTAACGCCGTCTTCATGCCGCTCTACCAGCTCATCCTGCTCTTCGTCTTCTTCGTCGGCTTCACCGCCATCCTGGTCGTGCCCGGCCTCAAGGGCGCCGACGCGGACCTGTCCCTGCTGCGCATCACCACCGCCACCTTCCCCTCCTGGTTCGTCGGCATCGTCGGTGGCGCCGGGCTGCTCACCGCACTGGTCCCCGGATCCCTGCTGCTCATGACCTCCGCGACCTGCCTGGCGAAGAACGTCTACCGCCTCGCCCGGCCCCACACCAGCGAGCAGCACATCGGCCGCCTCGCACAACTGCTCGTCCCCGCCCTCGCCCTGGTCTCCCTCTACTTCACCTTCAACGGCGGCAGTTCGATCGTCTCGCTGCTGCTCATGGGCTACGCACTGGTCACCCAGCTCTTCCCCGCACTGCTGGCGAGCCTCGCGCCACGGCAGTTCGTCACCAAAGAGGGAGCGGCGGCGGGCATCGTCGTCGGAGTCACCACGGTCGCCGTCGTCACCCTCTCCGGAGCCACGGTGGGCAGCCTCCTGCCGGGACTCCCCCAGGCGGTGAAGGACCTCAACGTCGGCGTCATCGCCCTCGTGCTCAACACCGTGGCCATGGTGGGCATCTCCGCCGTCACCCGCACCGCGAGCCCCGCCCCCGCAACCACCGCCGCCCTGCGCCCCGAACCCGAAGCCACGGCCGGCACCGGCTGA
- a CDS encoding MFS transporter — MAIECSDAGGGTGGAGGTGGHQAPAAASASDASPPAGLVPLLALACGSSVATVYFAQPLLVTLGERFAVGSGLLGVIVTVTQLGYAVGLLTLVPLGDLLDRRRLVTGQLGLLALALLAAGLAPGVAALLGALAVVGLLAVVAQTMVAAAAALTPPARRGRAVGTVTGGIVTGILLARAAAGVLADLAGWRAVYLASAGVTAVLALLLRRVLPLGAPSAGVREASYGRLVASTVTLFARHPLLRIRGALALLVFAAFSTLWSGVAQPLSGPPWSLSHTAIGAFGLAGAAGAVAAGVAGRWNDRGLAQRTTGVGLALLALSWLPIALTRQSLWALAIGAVLLDFAVQAVHVTNQTLIHAVRPDAGSRIIGGYMVFYSAGSSLGALGSSLAYATAGWPAVTVLGASFSLAALLLWATTRRRGLPGDHPAVEPDVN; from the coding sequence ATGGCGATCGAATGCTCGGATGCGGGCGGCGGGACCGGGGGGGCCGGGGGGACCGGCGGTCACCAGGCGCCTGCCGCGGCGTCGGCGTCGGACGCATCGCCGCCCGCCGGGCTCGTGCCCCTGCTCGCCCTCGCCTGCGGCAGCTCCGTCGCCACCGTCTACTTCGCCCAGCCGCTGCTGGTGACCCTCGGCGAGCGGTTCGCGGTCGGCTCAGGATTGCTCGGCGTGATCGTCACCGTGACTCAACTCGGCTATGCGGTGGGCCTGTTGACGCTGGTGCCGCTCGGCGACCTGCTCGACCGCCGGCGGCTGGTCACCGGTCAGCTCGGGCTGCTGGCACTGGCACTCCTGGCCGCCGGGCTGGCGCCGGGCGTGGCGGCGCTGCTCGGCGCGCTCGCCGTGGTCGGGCTGCTCGCCGTCGTCGCCCAGACGATGGTCGCGGCGGCTGCCGCTCTGACCCCGCCCGCCCGGCGCGGCCGTGCCGTCGGGACGGTCACCGGCGGTATCGTCACCGGAATCCTGCTGGCCCGCGCCGCCGCCGGTGTCCTCGCCGACCTCGCCGGCTGGCGGGCGGTCTATCTGGCGTCCGCGGGCGTCACCGCCGTCCTCGCCTTGCTGCTGCGTCGTGTTCTGCCCCTGGGCGCACCGTCCGCCGGGGTGCGTGAGGCGTCGTACGGACGACTGGTGGCCTCGACCGTCACCCTGTTCGCCCGCCATCCGCTGCTGCGGATCCGGGGCGCGCTCGCCCTGCTGGTGTTCGCAGCCTTCAGCACGCTGTGGAGCGGCGTGGCACAGCCCCTGAGCGGTCCGCCGTGGTCGCTGTCGCACACCGCGATCGGAGCGTTCGGGCTCGCCGGGGCGGCCGGGGCGGTCGCCGCCGGAGTGGCCGGGCGCTGGAACGACCGGGGACTCGCCCAGCGCACGACCGGTGTCGGCCTCGCACTGCTGGCGCTCTCCTGGCTCCCGATCGCACTGACCCGGCAATCGCTGTGGGCGCTGGCGATCGGCGCCGTCCTGCTGGACTTCGCCGTACAGGCCGTCCACGTCACCAACCAGACCCTGATCCACGCCGTCCGGCCCGACGCGGGCAGCAGGATCATCGGCGGCTACATGGTCTTCTACTCGGCGGGCAGCAGCCTCGGCGCCCTCGGCTCCTCCCTCGCCTACGCGACGGCGGGCTGGCCGGCGGTGACGGTTCTCGGCGCGTCCTTCAGCCTCGCCGCCCTGCTGCTGTGGGCGACGACCCGCCGTAGGGGGCTGCCCGGCGACCACCCGGCAGTCGAGCCGGACGTCAACTGA
- a CDS encoding hydroxysqualene dehydroxylase, with the protein MTKDNAQQSQGYNGHGRRRFLTATGAAVAGVVGGGTVGALGTAGSAAAASSGKRVAVLGGGVSGLSAAHELAERGYEVTVYEYYDALGGKARSMDVPGTGTGGRKPLPGEHGFRFFPGFYRNLPDTMRRIPFPGNANGVHGNLRGGTEELFARGSGRPDLHFPLRRVTTPPAPGDLTPSWIRDQILSVLDLATHLPADEAAYFADRLLVHLTSCDARREGQWEKVPWWDFIRAGEMSREYQVLLGIGQTRNLVATRAETASTRTVGRVIIEALILWGLLGRGMDGDADIDRVLNAPTSEAWIDPWESHLRSLGVEFVLGTEVREVVYGGGRVTGVRVAARDGGRQRTITADHYVSALPVEHARVTWGPALRAADPQLGRCDALKTDWMTGVMFYLRTPTPVVHGHINCLDSPWAVTGIGQTQFWDVRDFSRDYGDGRAHECLSTIISEWDKPGILYGKTARECTKDEIVAELWAQLKDGLNDSGKTTLRDEDRLGWFMDPAVTGLGGPDPQNREQLLIHPTGTLHHRPSARTAVPNFFLAGDYVRTDVDLATMEGANESARRAVNALLDADNSGAERCHIWELFRPPEMEPLKRVDEVRYRLGLPNTFDLG; encoded by the coding sequence ATGACGAAGGACAACGCGCAGCAGTCCCAGGGGTACAACGGACACGGCCGCAGACGCTTCCTGACGGCGACCGGGGCAGCCGTCGCCGGAGTCGTCGGCGGGGGAACGGTCGGCGCCTTGGGGACTGCCGGCAGCGCGGCCGCGGCCTCCTCCGGCAAGCGCGTCGCCGTCCTCGGCGGCGGAGTCTCCGGCCTCAGCGCCGCCCACGAACTCGCCGAACGCGGCTACGAGGTCACGGTCTACGAGTACTACGACGCCCTCGGCGGCAAGGCCCGCTCCATGGACGTCCCCGGGACCGGGACGGGCGGCCGCAAGCCGCTTCCCGGCGAGCACGGCTTCCGTTTCTTCCCCGGCTTCTACCGGAATCTGCCGGACACCATGCGCCGCATCCCCTTCCCCGGCAACGCGAACGGCGTCCACGGCAACCTCCGCGGCGGTACGGAGGAGTTGTTCGCGCGCGGCTCGGGCCGCCCGGACCTGCACTTCCCGCTCCGCCGGGTCACCACCCCACCCGCTCCCGGCGACCTCACCCCGTCCTGGATCCGCGACCAGATCCTGTCGGTGCTGGATCTCGCCACCCACCTGCCCGCCGACGAGGCCGCCTACTTCGCCGACCGCCTCCTGGTCCACCTCACCAGTTGCGACGCCCGCCGCGAGGGCCAGTGGGAGAAGGTCCCATGGTGGGACTTCATCCGGGCCGGCGAGATGAGCCGCGAGTACCAGGTGCTCCTCGGCATCGGCCAGACCCGTAACCTCGTCGCCACCCGCGCCGAAACGGCCTCCACCCGCACCGTCGGCCGCGTCATCATCGAGGCCCTCATCCTGTGGGGCCTGCTCGGCCGGGGCATGGACGGCGACGCGGACATCGACCGGGTGCTGAACGCCCCGACCAGCGAGGCGTGGATCGACCCCTGGGAGAGTCATCTGCGCTCCCTGGGCGTCGAGTTCGTGCTCGGCACCGAGGTCCGGGAGGTGGTGTACGGCGGCGGCCGGGTGACCGGCGTACGGGTGGCGGCGCGCGACGGCGGCCGGCAGCGCACCATCACCGCCGACCACTACGTCTCCGCCCTCCCGGTCGAGCACGCGCGCGTGACCTGGGGCCCGGCCCTGCGCGCCGCCGACCCGCAGCTCGGGCGGTGCGACGCGCTGAAGACGGACTGGATGACCGGTGTGATGTTCTACCTGCGCACGCCCACCCCCGTCGTGCACGGCCACATCAACTGCCTCGACTCCCCATGGGCGGTCACCGGAATCGGCCAGACGCAGTTCTGGGACGTACGGGACTTTTCGCGCGACTACGGAGACGGGCGGGCCCACGAGTGCCTGTCCACGATCATCTCCGAGTGGGACAAGCCCGGCATCCTGTACGGCAAGACGGCCCGCGAGTGCACCAAGGACGAGATCGTCGCCGAACTGTGGGCCCAGCTGAAGGACGGGCTGAACGACTCCGGCAAGACGACGCTCAGGGACGAGGACCGGCTCGGCTGGTTCATGGACCCGGCGGTGACGGGCCTCGGCGGCCCCGATCCGCAGAACCGCGAACAGCTCCTCATCCACCCCACCGGCACCCTCCACCACCGCCCGTCGGCGAGGACGGCGGTGCCGAACTTCTTCCTCGCGGGCGACTACGTCCGTACGGATGTGGATCTGGCGACCATGGAGGGCGCCAACGAGTCCGCACGACGCGCCGTCAACGCACTCCTGGACGCGGACAATTCGGGCGCCGAACGGTGTCACATCTGGGAGTTGTTCCGGCCGCCGGAGATGGAGCCCCTGAAGCGGGTCGACGAGGTGCGCTATCGGCTGGGGCTGCCCAACACCTTCGACCTGGGTTGA
- a CDS encoding LysR family transcriptional regulator — protein MDLDTVRTFVAAADAGQFQEAAAELAVTQQAVSKRIAALERALGVRLFTRTPRGAELTIDGQAFLPHARELLRVAERAVSSVRAGRRPLRVDVIASRTAQSALMRGFHRAHPEIDLDVVMLFDVETAVAAIRSGTIDASFRAVAMPGRPLPEDIESVRVLDEPLQLLTGPAHALAGARSVTVAQLAGHRIWMPGIVPGTEWAAYYDDLVAEFGLTIEATGPNFGSDALLDTIADTPALATFMSEQTRLVWPAGHGLRRIPVTDPTPVYPHSLLWHRDNPHPALATLRAHLATTATGHDAAGTWAPGWVIPR, from the coding sequence ATGGACCTCGACACCGTCCGGACCTTCGTCGCCGCCGCCGACGCGGGGCAGTTCCAGGAGGCCGCCGCCGAGCTCGCGGTCACCCAGCAGGCCGTCTCCAAGCGCATCGCCGCGCTGGAGCGTGCCCTCGGCGTGCGGCTGTTCACCCGCACTCCGCGCGGTGCCGAGCTCACCATCGACGGGCAGGCGTTCCTGCCGCACGCGCGCGAGCTGCTGCGCGTCGCCGAGCGCGCGGTCTCGTCCGTGCGCGCCGGCCGCCGTCCGCTGCGCGTCGACGTGATCGCCTCGCGCACCGCGCAGTCGGCCCTGATGCGCGGGTTCCACCGTGCGCACCCCGAGATCGACCTCGACGTGGTGATGCTGTTCGATGTCGAGACGGCCGTCGCCGCCATCCGGTCCGGCACGATCGACGCCTCCTTCCGCGCCGTCGCCATGCCCGGCCGACCCCTTCCCGAGGACATCGAGTCCGTCCGGGTGCTCGACGAGCCGCTCCAGCTGCTCACCGGCCCCGCACACGCGCTGGCGGGCGCCCGGTCGGTGACCGTCGCCCAGCTCGCCGGGCACCGGATCTGGATGCCCGGCATCGTCCCCGGTACCGAATGGGCCGCCTACTACGACGACCTCGTCGCCGAGTTCGGCCTCACCATCGAGGCGACGGGCCCCAACTTCGGCTCCGACGCGCTCCTCGACACCATCGCCGACACCCCGGCCCTGGCCACCTTCATGAGCGAGCAGACCCGCCTCGTCTGGCCCGCCGGCCACGGCCTGCGCCGCATCCCGGTCACCGACCCGACACCCGTCTACCCGCACTCCCTCCTCTGGCACCGCGACAACCCCCACCCGGCGCTGGCCACCCTCCGCGCCCACCTCGCCACCACGGCGACCGGCCACGACGCCGCCGGGACCTGGGCACCGGGCTGGGTGATTCCGCGCTGA